The Pontibacter pudoricolor genome contains a region encoding:
- a CDS encoding flavoprotein: MLRHKKIILGVCGSIAAYKAALLVRQLVKAEAEVQVILTTSASEFITPLTLATLSKRPVLTHFVKDEGGLWNNHVELGLWADAIVVAPASANTVAKFANGFCDNLLSATYLSARCPVFVAPAMDLDMYQHPAVQSNFTKLRGYGNYIIEAGYGELASGLIGQGRLAEPEEIIEVLQNFFAREGKIV, encoded by the coding sequence ATGCTCCGGCATAAGAAAATAATACTGGGAGTTTGCGGAAGTATTGCTGCGTATAAAGCAGCTTTGCTGGTTCGCCAACTCGTAAAAGCAGAAGCAGAAGTACAGGTTATCCTGACCACTTCTGCTTCTGAGTTTATAACCCCGCTCACACTGGCCACACTTTCTAAACGGCCCGTGCTCACCCATTTTGTAAAAGACGAAGGTGGCCTCTGGAACAACCACGTGGAACTTGGCCTATGGGCCGATGCTATAGTTGTAGCCCCGGCCAGTGCCAACACGGTAGCCAAATTTGCCAATGGCTTTTGCGATAACCTGCTTTCAGCCACCTACTTATCGGCACGCTGTCCGGTGTTTGTGGCTCCTGCTATGGACCTGGATATGTATCAGCACCCGGCTGTGCAAAGTAACTTTACGAAGCTGCGCGGCTATGGCAACTATATTATAGAAGCTGGCTACGGCGAACTGGCAAGCGGACTGATAGGACAGGGGAGATTAGCGGAACCTGAGGAAATAATAGAAGTACTTCAGAACTTTTTTGCCCGTGAAGGAAAGATCGTTTAA
- the tilS gene encoding tRNA lysidine(34) synthetase TilS, which translates to MLQKVSGFIQSHTLCQPESRILAAVSGGIDSVVLCEVLHKLKYDFAIAHCNFGLRAEDAEADQVFVKKLAKKYDVPFFTENFNTKAFAEQEKLSIQMAARTLRYQWFEQVRQQEGYDYIATAHHSNDTTETILLHLTKGTGIAGLHGIPPKNGHIIRPMLSVTKDDIFELVTERKLIWREDVSNETTKYQRNKIRHEVIPILKEINPSLEETMQHTAERVSHAETIVAAYIDNLREQSVKEAENAWYISLVPLQNATGLPVVLHELLRPFNYSYGVVLELVEALEGISGKQFDSPTHTLVKDRDQLVITPRNLSSFGSILINEGDTTIDAGNFTFNIKYVDAANYKLNTKPFVAALDAEQLRFPLKLRGWQEGDWFVPLGMNGKKKISDFLIDKKVPANLKSQTLVLVSDQSIAWIVNQRLDNRFKVTDKTEKVVEISLQAKPANS; encoded by the coding sequence ATGCTACAGAAAGTTTCAGGTTTTATACAATCTCATACGCTTTGCCAGCCAGAGAGTAGAATATTAGCAGCCGTAAGCGGCGGAATAGACTCTGTGGTACTCTGCGAAGTGTTGCACAAATTAAAATACGACTTTGCCATAGCCCACTGTAATTTCGGGTTACGTGCCGAAGACGCAGAAGCAGACCAGGTATTCGTTAAAAAGCTGGCCAAGAAATACGACGTGCCTTTCTTTACCGAAAACTTTAACACGAAAGCTTTTGCAGAACAGGAAAAGCTTTCGATACAGATGGCCGCCCGCACGCTGCGTTACCAGTGGTTTGAGCAGGTGCGTCAGCAGGAAGGTTACGATTATATTGCCACCGCCCACCATAGCAACGATACAACCGAAACCATATTGCTGCACCTGACCAAAGGAACCGGCATTGCTGGCCTGCACGGCATTCCGCCTAAAAACGGCCACATCATCCGCCCGATGCTCTCGGTTACGAAAGACGATATTTTTGAGCTGGTAACGGAACGCAAACTTATCTGGCGCGAGGATGTCTCGAATGAAACGACCAAGTACCAGCGCAACAAGATCCGCCACGAGGTTATTCCTATCCTGAAGGAGATAAACCCGAGCCTGGAAGAAACCATGCAGCACACCGCTGAGCGTGTAAGCCATGCCGAAACTATAGTTGCTGCCTATATCGACAACCTGCGCGAGCAAAGTGTAAAAGAGGCCGAGAATGCCTGGTATATTTCACTGGTTCCGCTACAGAACGCCACTGGTCTGCCGGTTGTGCTGCACGAACTACTCCGCCCGTTCAACTATAGTTATGGTGTTGTGCTGGAGTTAGTGGAGGCTTTAGAAGGTATTTCAGGGAAGCAATTCGATTCGCCGACGCATACGCTGGTAAAGGACCGCGACCAGCTGGTAATAACACCCCGCAACCTGAGCAGTTTCGGAAGTATACTTATAAATGAAGGCGACACCACTATAGATGCCGGTAATTTTACCTTTAACATTAAGTATGTAGATGCTGCCAACTATAAACTGAACACCAAACCCTTTGTAGCGGCACTGGATGCGGAGCAACTCAGATTTCCGCTAAAGCTGCGTGGCTGGCAGGAAGGCGACTGGTTTGTGCCCCTGGGCATGAACGGCAAGAAAAAGATCAGCGATTTCCTGATAGACAAAAAAGTACCGGCCAACCTTAAATCCCAAACCCTAGTATTAGTATCCGACCAGTCTATAGCCTGGATCGTGAACCAGCGCCTGGATAACCGTTTTAAGGTAACTGACAAAACCGAAAAAGTGGTAGAGATCAGCCTGCAGGCAAAGCCTGCGAATTCCTGA
- a CDS encoding outer membrane protein assembly factor BamD yields the protein MKKRLSHIVVLLALLLTAASCSNYQKLLKSNDVQQKYAAAVKYYEKGDYYRASELLDAVAPLLTGTEQAEDALFYQASSNFELGNYLLSETYFRNFYTTYPRSPKAEKAMFMQVKSSYNQSPDYEQDQASTLIAMESVQEFMIRYPESEYTEEANQILENLSIKLDRKAFDSAKLYYKIRYYKAAVVALDNFIKEYPSSPYAEEAAYMKIESQYEYAKESVPSKQEERYYEVVDFYQSFADQYPESEFMRSANQFYDNTLAELERIKSEKSTQANS from the coding sequence ATGAAGAAAAGACTTTCCCATATCGTTGTGCTTTTGGCCCTGTTGCTTACGGCTGCCAGCTGTAGTAATTATCAGAAGCTACTGAAAAGCAACGATGTACAGCAAAAGTATGCCGCCGCTGTAAAATATTACGAAAAAGGCGATTACTACCGTGCAAGTGAGTTGCTGGATGCTGTTGCCCCTTTACTGACAGGTACCGAACAGGCCGAAGATGCCTTGTTTTACCAGGCAAGCTCCAACTTTGAGTTAGGCAACTACCTGCTTAGCGAAACATATTTCCGTAACTTCTATACAACTTACCCGCGTAGCCCGAAAGCTGAAAAGGCCATGTTCATGCAGGTAAAGTCATCGTATAACCAGTCGCCGGACTACGAGCAGGACCAGGCAAGCACATTAATTGCTATGGAGTCAGTGCAGGAATTTATGATCCGCTACCCGGAGAGTGAATACACCGAAGAGGCAAACCAGATACTGGAAAATCTGAGCATTAAATTAGACAGGAAAGCATTCGACAGCGCGAAACTATATTATAAGATCCGCTACTATAAAGCAGCAGTAGTGGCGCTTGATAACTTCATTAAAGAATATCCGTCTTCGCCTTATGCTGAAGAAGCGGCGTATATGAAGATAGAGTCGCAGTACGAGTACGCAAAGGAGAGTGTGCCGTCAAAGCAGGAAGAGCGTTACTACGAAGTAGTAGATTTTTACCAGAGCTTTGCAGACCAGTATCCTGAAAGTGAGTTTATGCGTAGTGCCAATCAGTTTTATGATAACACACTGGCAGAGCTCGAAAGAATCAAGTCAGAAAAATCAACCCAAGCAAATTCTTAA
- the coaBC gene encoding bifunctional phosphopantothenoylcysteine decarboxylase/phosphopantothenate--cysteine ligase CoaBC, with the protein MKERSFKGKTVLLTAGPTYEAIDPVRFIGNHSTGKMGFAIAEEFAAKGADVILVSGPTNQKTNTPTITVLPVTTADEMYAAVLAHADAADIIIYAAAVADYKPKVVADKKIKKAGNELTIELVKNVDIAATVGKQKKPGQFSVGFALETDNESANAAEKLKKKNLDMIVLNSLRDEGAGFKHDTNKITIIEPGKTTAFELKHKTEVAQDLVNLVWERLHG; encoded by the coding sequence GTGAAGGAAAGATCGTTTAAAGGCAAGACCGTACTGCTTACCGCAGGCCCTACCTACGAAGCCATAGACCCGGTGCGCTTTATCGGGAATCACTCAACTGGCAAAATGGGTTTTGCGATTGCCGAGGAATTTGCCGCTAAAGGTGCTGATGTGATCCTGGTATCGGGCCCGACCAACCAGAAAACCAATACCCCAACTATAACTGTATTACCCGTTACTACTGCTGATGAAATGTATGCCGCCGTGCTGGCCCATGCTGATGCAGCAGATATTATAATTTATGCTGCAGCCGTGGCAGACTACAAGCCGAAAGTAGTTGCCGATAAAAAAATAAAGAAAGCAGGCAACGAACTCACGATAGAGCTTGTTAAGAACGTTGATATAGCAGCAACCGTAGGCAAACAGAAAAAGCCGGGGCAATTCTCTGTAGGGTTTGCCCTGGAAACCGATAACGAAAGTGCCAACGCTGCCGAAAAGCTAAAGAAAAAGAACCTGGATATGATCGTGCTGAACTCGCTGCGCGATGAAGGCGCCGGGTTTAAACACGATACGAATAAAATTACCATTATAGAACCTGGCAAAACCACCGCTTTTGAATTAAAGCACAAAACTGAAGTGGCACAGGATCTTGTAAACCTTGTTTGGGAAAGACTACATGGCTAA
- a CDS encoding DNA-directed RNA polymerase subunit omega, translating into MASVPSSIVTRNMADFAEQTGNVYMSVSVISKRANQISVKLKEELNSKLAEFATTVDNLEEVFENREQIEISKYYERMPKPTSLAIEEFLEGKVYLRNPEEDEATEETL; encoded by the coding sequence ATGGCATCAGTTCCATCATCAATCGTAACACGCAACATGGCCGACTTTGCAGAGCAGACCGGTAACGTATACATGTCTGTGTCAGTTATCTCTAAAAGAGCTAACCAGATATCTGTGAAGCTGAAAGAGGAGTTGAACTCTAAGCTTGCCGAGTTTGCTACAACTGTAGATAACCTGGAAGAAGTGTTCGAGAACCGTGAGCAGATAGAGATCTCTAAATATTATGAGCGTATGCCAAAGCCAACCAGCCTTGCTATTGAGGAGTTTCTGGAAGGTAAAGTATACCTGCGTAACCCGGAAGAAGACGAAGCTACAGAAGAAACGCTGTAA
- a CDS encoding OstA-like protein, translated as MKYTKLLFSIVFTFLALTVFGQQPLKRAPGTPKQPPVKQQPVRQQQTPARQQPANQQQNGKVELIGADNLVGTLINGRRVDKLIGNVRFKQRDTYLSADSVYQYGGNTQVLEAFSNVRITQGDTLTITGDHATYDGTKRTAQMTGNVVMQDPRMNLTTPSLDYNLNTKTAVYTEGGIIIDPENRLESRRGSYNTNTKEFTFQQNVKVTTADYKITAENMRYNTHSKIVYFLGPTVIKGQRGDLYAEEGNYNTLTKVSNFGKNAYILTPEYRLGGDELYYDQNTGYGIARKNVSLRSLKDDVTIRGQVGRYWRDRGVAKVSGSPVMESIMKNDTLYLSADSLISKEAQGPGTKSMLFAYNNVKIFKNDLQGKCDSLSFNRTDSVMHMNVKPVLWSENNQLVSDTIHIYLRNKTIDRMYMYSNAFMASEDTLKNYNQVKGRNMVAYFTDGDLKRVNVNGNGESIYFALEGDTTLTGMNKTICSDMVLKFAENKLERISFLVNPDASFIPPHELNDAEKQLEGFTWYQELRPTKPQVFAPRAAVAPKPAAKSKSKTKKQTKQQKKRERPAKK; from the coding sequence ATGAAGTACACAAAATTACTGTTTTCTATTGTCTTTACCTTCCTGGCGCTGACAGTTTTCGGGCAACAGCCGCTGAAGCGTGCACCGGGGACACCAAAACAACCGCCGGTAAAGCAGCAACCGGTAAGGCAACAGCAAACTCCCGCACGCCAGCAGCCTGCAAATCAGCAGCAGAATGGCAAGGTGGAGCTGATAGGAGCTGATAACCTTGTCGGAACCTTAATAAACGGGCGCCGGGTAGACAAACTGATCGGGAATGTACGCTTTAAGCAACGCGATACTTACTTGTCTGCCGACTCAGTATACCAGTACGGTGGAAACACACAGGTGCTGGAAGCTTTTAGCAATGTGCGTATTACGCAGGGCGATACCCTGACCATAACCGGTGACCATGCCACCTATGATGGCACAAAACGCACTGCCCAAATGACGGGTAACGTTGTGATGCAGGACCCACGCATGAACCTTACCACGCCAAGCCTGGACTATAACCTGAATACCAAAACGGCTGTCTATACCGAAGGCGGTATTATTATAGACCCGGAGAACCGACTGGAAAGCCGCCGTGGCTCTTATAACACCAACACCAAAGAATTTACCTTTCAGCAGAACGTTAAAGTTACTACCGCAGACTATAAGATTACTGCCGAGAACATGCGCTACAACACCCATAGTAAGATCGTGTACTTTCTCGGGCCGACGGTAATTAAAGGGCAACGCGGAGATTTGTATGCCGAAGAAGGTAACTATAACACGCTTACCAAGGTCTCTAACTTCGGTAAAAACGCTTACATTCTTACCCCTGAGTACAGGTTAGGCGGCGACGAACTATACTATGACCAGAACACAGGATATGGAATAGCCCGGAAAAATGTCTCGCTGAGGTCGCTGAAAGATGATGTTACGATACGGGGCCAGGTAGGGCGCTACTGGCGCGACCGTGGTGTGGCAAAAGTTTCGGGTAGCCCGGTGATGGAGAGCATCATGAAAAACGATACCTTATACCTTTCTGCTGATTCGCTGATATCTAAGGAAGCGCAGGGGCCGGGTACAAAAAGTATGCTGTTCGCCTATAATAATGTAAAGATATTTAAGAATGACCTGCAGGGTAAATGCGACTCGCTGAGCTTTAACCGTACCGACTCAGTGATGCATATGAACGTGAAGCCGGTGCTCTGGAGCGAAAACAACCAGTTGGTTTCGGACACCATTCATATTTACCTCCGCAACAAGACCATCGATCGCATGTACATGTACAGCAATGCGTTTATGGCCTCCGAAGACACGCTGAAGAACTATAACCAGGTGAAAGGGCGCAATATGGTAGCGTATTTTACAGACGGCGACCTGAAACGTGTTAATGTGAACGGAAACGGAGAAAGTATTTATTTTGCGCTGGAAGGTGATACGACACTTACCGGTATGAATAAAACCATCTGCAGTGACATGGTATTAAAGTTTGCAGAAAATAAACTGGAAAGAATCTCGTTTCTGGTAAATCCGGATGCCAGTTTTATACCACCGCATGAGCTGAACGATGCAGAAAAACAACTGGAAGGCTTTACCTGGTACCAGGAATTGCGGCCAACCAAGCCGCAGGTATTTGCCCCAAGAGCAGCTGTAGCTCCAAAGCCGGCAGCAAAAAGTAAATCTAAAACCAAAAAGCAGACAAAACAGCAAAAGAAACGCGAAAGGCCTGCTAAAAAATAA